In Salinisphaera sp. T31B1, the following are encoded in one genomic region:
- a CDS encoding sulfite exporter TauE/SafE family protein, with product MQLLLFNLAALAGSTAQGLTGFGSGTLTVSLLVMLFPFREVIPVVAMVVLVPNMILTWLTRHEMEWRRGPIAAVGLSAGVLVGAQLLAVLPAEVLRQGLGAAILVYVVLMLARTPTPDAPPPQSASDSLGLGLCGLASGVIVGAIGVSPIPLLIYVSLRYPKQVARAVLTQAFLLGTFTQVAIYAHLGLLSPSLAWTALLTVPGIVAGVLIGHRLHYRINQKTFARALALILLLPALRLVLS from the coding sequence TTGCAGCTACTGCTTTTCAATCTGGCTGCCCTGGCCGGTTCCACCGCTCAGGGGCTGACCGGCTTCGGATCGGGCACCTTGACGGTATCGCTGCTGGTGATGCTGTTCCCGTTCCGGGAGGTCATCCCGGTGGTGGCCATGGTCGTGCTCGTGCCCAACATGATCCTGACCTGGCTGACCCGTCACGAGATGGAATGGCGACGCGGGCCGATCGCGGCCGTTGGGTTGTCGGCGGGCGTGCTCGTCGGCGCGCAGCTGCTGGCGGTGCTGCCCGCTGAGGTGCTGCGGCAAGGCCTGGGCGCGGCCATTCTGGTTTATGTCGTGCTGATGCTCGCACGTACACCGACGCCGGACGCGCCGCCGCCGCAATCGGCGTCAGACTCGCTGGGCCTTGGCCTGTGTGGCCTGGCATCCGGCGTGATCGTCGGTGCGATCGGCGTATCGCCGATCCCCCTGTTGATATACGTAAGTCTGCGCTACCCCAAGCAGGTCGCGCGCGCGGTCCTCACCCAGGCGTTTCTGCTGGGCACCTTCACTCAGGTGGCGATCTATGCGCATCTCGGCCTGCTGAGTCCCAGTCTGGCCTGGACGGCGCTGCTGACCGTACCGGGGATCGTCGCCGGCGTGCTGATCGGCCATCGGCTGCACTACCGCATCAATCAGAAGACGTTTGCACGCGCGCTGGCCCTGATCCTACTGCTTCCGGCGCTCAGACTGGTGTTGAGCTGA
- a CDS encoding carboxy terminal-processing peptidase — translation MHKFALSLLLVLTLFAQAGCASDTSPEPVPDAGAGHAEGYTPLKPDDNQDEIDREIVRQLQDNHYNKVDLDDAFSRKFFEAYIEELDGTRGVFLASDIERLRERYADKLDDELKDGQTQAAFDIYNTYQKRRIQIDQWALNKIEAGIDKIDITDDESFDVDREDANWPANAAEREALWTKQLENQIINLKLDDLDDEEIAKRLTQRYSNELKQLRQTEPVDAFSAYMDAYTHSYDPHTDYFSPRRSEDFSIDMNLQLQGIGAELRSKNGYAELVRLIPGGPAAKSGKLKPTDRITAVGQGASGEFTDVVGMRLDETVQLIRGKKGSTVRLQIAPADNSQTKTVTLVRDKIELKDQAARKQIIELQRDGQTVDVGLITLPSFYNGTAADVKKLLVDLKKNDKLAGVVLDLRNNGGGALGEAMKLTGLFMNSVPAVQIRDAEGKVQVLGDRNNGPVYDGPLAVITNRLSASASEIVAGALQDYGRAIVLGSQTFGKGTVQTLLPLSEGQIKLTQAKFYRVTGKSTQDRGVTPDITFPPAIDPEKIGESALPNALPWDTIEPTAYPYSDEIAQLLPTLKRQHSERVATDADYQYRIKRIDLAREQSQKTEVSLNLDKRRREQDQLKARSLALANEHRKAKGEAPFENYQAFEDSEDDADPAEEELGAHAGGNEDEEVDAYQREAAQILIDLVEAFLADEAPKAQSV, via the coding sequence ATGCACAAGTTCGCTTTGTCCCTGCTGCTGGTTCTGACTCTGTTCGCTCAGGCGGGCTGCGCGTCGGATACCAGCCCCGAACCGGTACCCGACGCGGGCGCAGGACACGCCGAGGGCTATACCCCGCTCAAACCCGACGACAACCAGGACGAGATCGACCGCGAGATCGTGCGCCAGCTGCAGGACAACCACTACAACAAGGTGGACCTGGACGACGCCTTCTCGCGCAAGTTCTTCGAGGCCTATATCGAGGAACTGGACGGCACCCGCGGCGTGTTTCTGGCCTCCGATATCGAGCGACTGCGCGAACGCTATGCCGACAAGCTCGACGACGAGCTCAAGGACGGCCAGACCCAGGCCGCGTTCGATATCTACAACACGTACCAGAAACGCAGGATCCAGATCGATCAGTGGGCGCTCAACAAGATCGAGGCCGGCATCGACAAGATCGATATCACCGACGACGAAAGCTTCGATGTTGATCGCGAGGACGCGAACTGGCCGGCCAACGCGGCCGAACGGGAAGCGTTGTGGACCAAGCAGCTGGAAAACCAGATCATCAATCTCAAGCTCGACGATCTGGACGACGAGGAAATCGCCAAGCGGCTGACCCAGCGCTATTCCAACGAACTCAAGCAGCTGCGCCAGACCGAGCCGGTGGATGCGTTCTCGGCCTACATGGACGCCTACACCCATAGCTACGACCCGCATACCGACTACTTCTCGCCGCGGCGCTCGGAGGATTTCAGCATCGACATGAACCTGCAGCTGCAGGGTATCGGTGCCGAACTTCGTTCCAAGAATGGCTATGCCGAACTGGTACGGCTGATCCCGGGTGGGCCGGCTGCGAAATCCGGAAAACTCAAGCCGACCGATCGCATCACCGCCGTTGGTCAGGGCGCTTCCGGTGAATTCACCGATGTCGTGGGCATGCGCCTGGACGAGACCGTGCAGCTGATCCGTGGCAAGAAAGGCAGCACTGTCCGACTGCAGATTGCCCCCGCGGACAACAGCCAGACCAAGACCGTGACGCTCGTGCGCGACAAGATCGAGCTCAAGGATCAGGCCGCCCGCAAGCAGATCATCGAACTCCAGCGCGACGGCCAGACCGTCGACGTCGGTCTGATCACTCTGCCGTCGTTCTACAACGGTACCGCGGCCGATGTGAAGAAGCTGCTGGTCGACCTCAAGAAGAACGACAAGCTGGCCGGCGTGGTACTCGACCTGCGCAACAATGGCGGCGGCGCGCTCGGCGAGGCGATGAAACTCACCGGCTTGTTCATGAACTCGGTGCCGGCAGTTCAGATCCGCGATGCTGAAGGCAAGGTTCAGGTACTGGGCGATCGCAACAACGGTCCGGTCTACGACGGTCCGCTGGCCGTCATCACCAACCGGCTGTCCGCCTCGGCCTCCGAAATCGTAGCCGGTGCGCTGCAGGATTACGGCCGCGCCATCGTGCTGGGCAGCCAGACGTTCGGCAAGGGCACGGTCCAGACATTGCTGCCCCTCTCGGAAGGCCAGATCAAGCTCACCCAGGCCAAGTTCTACCGGGTGACCGGCAAGAGCACACAGGACCGCGGCGTGACGCCGGACATCACGTTCCCACCGGCCATCGACCCGGAAAAGATCGGTGAATCGGCGCTGCCCAACGCCCTGCCCTGGGACACGATCGAACCAACCGCCTACCCGTATTCCGACGAGATCGCGCAGTTGCTGCCCACGCTCAAGCGTCAGCACAGCGAGCGAGTGGCCACCGATGCGGACTACCAGTACCGGATCAAGCGGATCGATCTGGCCCGCGAGCAGAGCCAGAAGACCGAGGTGTCGCTGAACCTCGATAAGCGACGCCGCGAGCAGGACCAGCTCAAGGCACGAAGCCTGGCGCTGGCCAACGAGCATCGCAAGGCCAAGGGCGAGGCGCCGTTCGAGAACTACCAGGCGTTCGAGGACAGCGAAGACGATGCCGATCCGGCCGAAGAGGAACTGGGTGCTCACGCCGGCGGCAATGAGGATGAGGAAGTCGACGCCTATCAGCGCGAGGCCGCCCAGATCCTGATCGATCTCGTCGAGGCCTTTCTGGCCGATGAGGCGCCCAAGGCTCAGTCGGTCTGA